The DNA region ACGGTTACATATGAGCGTGTCAGTGAGTAGGGTTGAAAAGATCTGACTCCTAGTTTACCTAATCCAACTCAACTGACTCAACTCAAAACTGGGAAAAATACACTGGACAATGATAACATGACCCTCAGCTTAGCTGGAAATTTGGCTCCAAAATGGCAGAAATAAGTAAGATGTAAAGAATGCTATAGCTGCagctaacaaacacacacaagccaaGGGAAAGTTAAACACAGCTGTTCAAATGTAGCCATACTGCAAAAACATCTATTGTTCtctgaaaaaaaaacacaacatttgGAGCAAAATTGACCACTCAGAGGAGGGTAGGAAAGGATTCTGAAAACTTCTTggaatgttgaagttgaaattcCCTGCTTTTTGCCTCACATGTCGATAGAtaccagtgaggttgcagagtggaggacagctcataataatgtctgggaCCGAGCAAAtgcaatggtatcaaacacatgggaaCCACGTGTGtggtgtatttgataccattccactgattccgctccaggcattaccacaagcccgtcctctccaactaaggtgccaccaacctcctgtgatagatACACAATGAAAAGTAGGCCTATTTGAACGGTTTTCTTTGGTTTCGTTGACAAATGACAAAACCAAGGCCTGACAGTAGAGTTCAAAGAGGAAAACAGAAAACCAAGTACTCTTATAATGAATCTTCTCCCACACACTCTGAGGGAAATATATGACCCCCGACCCCCATTCAAATGTCACTCTTCCTTAATGTCTGAATGGAGCAAATTCTTGCGGTATTTGCAACACAGTTTGGTAGGATATGCGCTGCCATTTAAAACAACAGATTATGCTCCATGCACCAATTCCACAGTAGTTAATATCCAGCTGAAAATCTTCGGGACATTGGAAGGGCCTGTCCACGCCGACCATTATTTCAAAACCCAGCTGTTAGTTGCTAGGTCATAACATCAGGAGCCAGGATTATGTCAATGAGTTAATGAAAAGTAGTTAGTGTTATCACAAAGGCAGCTGTAAGCAACATTATTTATATTAAAGGGGCAGTGGTATTCTGGATAATGTAGTTAAGTGGGGGCGAATCACACAAACATCAAGCCTTACAGATGGGCATTAATTTCATCAGTCTCAAGCTTCGGTATGAATGACCTTCACACGTTATTCAATTCATTACTAGTGTTGTCGAACTAGTGTAGCTGATTTGGTTGCAGGGAAATCACAAAAAAAATGCATGGATTGTTTTTTCTTCCAGAAAGAAAATAGGTGATGGGGAttgtgggtagtgtagtgtaggatgaTATAAGGACCAATGAGGTCATTttaaaccaaaacacacacactcatgcatgctcatacacacacgcacacagtactTCGATGTCATCAATATCACTGACGTCTCATTGCATGTCACTTCTAAATATAAGTGTTGTGTTTGTCACAGACATCCCATATATCAGTGTTGTGACTGTCACAGACATCCCATATATCAGTGTTGTGTCTGTCACAGACATCCCATATATCAGTGTTGTGTCTGTCACAGACATCCCATATATCAGTGTTGTGTCTGTCACAGACATCCCATATATCAGTGTTGTGTCTGTCTCAGACATCCCATATATCAGTGTTGTGTCTGTCTCAGACATTCCAAagttactttttttttcttttttctggaAATCAAAATCCAAGAGAATTTTCTAACATAAATATTCCAAGTGTTCCATCATGTCCCTGTTTTTATCTAAAATGCTCTAGCACAGGACAGAAAAAAACAATGAATACCATGCTTCTGTCAAAAACACTTTCCAGAGGGCATTTTCaaaaaaaaagtctaataaatataTCTTTAAAAtaaacaatgtatatatagagatacatagagagataTATCTGTCCATCATACAGAAAGTTAAGATTACACAATTCATGGTGGTGTATAAgagatgtcatttaaaaaaatgcttgTTGGACAATGCTGGGTGAGTAAACAAAccccttcctctttctttctctctttctatccttccttttctatctcctctctccctcagaaATCTCAAAGTGTGAGGAGGTAGGGATTGCTCTCCTTTCGCACAACCAAACCTGAAATAATAAAAAAAGGtcaagagaaggaaaggagacgaTGAGATGATAATGAAATACTTCAAACGAAGTCGGGAAACCACAGCCGGCTATCAGAAGATAAAGAACATGTATTCCTTTTTTTTCAGGGCGGGGGGGAGGAGTTTGTTGGTTGTCATGACGTTATGGTTGTTGGTTTGTCATTTCTCCTTGAAAAGTCAAGTTCCGGGGGGAATTCAGCCACACAACAAACAGTTGCTCACATGATGGTGCAGCACTTGCAAGGCTGCTTCTCCTTGTTGTTTAACTCAGTGGTACCCCCCTCTGGCTCACCCCCTTTCTCCTTTGCGGAGGATGTCTCCTGGGGGGTCTTGGCGGGGTCAGCGGCGCTGCCGTTGGGTGGGGGAGACTGCTCTTCCTTGGCGCCTCCCTCAGTGATGGTCACGGTGGCTGGAGTGGGCCCAACCGTCACATTCTTGCCCTCGCCGTCCTCGATGACCACCAGCTGGGCCTTGACGGTACCCTCCAGGCCCAGCACCTTGTTGGTCTCTGTCTCGTCCTCCACACTCTGGTAGCCCATGAACACCATAGTGACGGGGTTCTCGGCGCTGGCCTCCATCTCGCCTCCACCTGGCTGGGGACTAGCGCCACCTGCCTTGGCCTCCATGCCTGTGATCTCCTTCTTGGGTGTCGTCTGCTGCTCGGCAGCCAACTCAGCATTGGTGGGGAAGACAGGGGTGGTGTAGGTGGCGCCAGCGGTGGTGGCGTCGCTCATCATGGACTCATCAGCTTTGAGGATGAGCTCGTCCACCTCGTTGGCGCTGAGCTGGTGGACCCCGTTCTCCCCGTTCACCTCGTGTACcactacgagagagagagagagatggagagagagaaaggagagcgacAGACGTGTCCTTAACAGAAGAGACTCATGAGAGCATGGAGAACTAGACTCGACTAGACTAGAACtagacaatttttttttaaatgcctccATCCGTGAagcaataatcactgatctgataATAATATTGAAGGATCATGCCCAATACCAACAGGTGAACCAAATCAGCTACAGGGAGACCAACGGGACCATTTGAAATGGGGTTTGAATGTATTGACGTCTTTTTGAACCAATACATAATAGCCCAAGTTCACATTCACAAATATAACTATTGAGATAGAGTTATTGGCTTAAAACCAGGTCTATAAGTAGGGATGGTATATTGGTCACCCTGCAACACTTTGTCATACTATGCTTAACTACAGATGTAGagtcttaatttgagccagtttgctacagcaggaaagtaATAATGCATCAACAGGAAATGTaagttattatgtggattataatgaatatacatttttgaaagagtaaatacattttcataagggaaaatcaagtctgaaatttctaagtggaaatgacaaacttcagaagcctcaAATACACTCGTATTgaaacatttcctgcattgctGGAAAggtctcctgcaacagggtgatcaaattaacatCCTAAACAACATAAACAAACTAGAATCCAAGGGGAGACCCCATTACAGTAGAATATCTCCATACTGAATAATACAACATTATGAGTCCGGAGGTGATGGTGTCCAATTTCAAAATTCCAATCTCGGCTCTCGTTTTCTGAATGTATGTAGTTCTTTTGCTTCACGAGAAGTAAAATTAAGTAAAAAAATATCTACTGTCAATGACTGGATTCACGCCAGTCATTATATGAGACAGAGTATAAAGAAGCTTTTATATAAAGTGAAAATACATTGTGAAGTTTATTGAACCACAAGAGGTAGCCTATGTCTTTAATTGGCTACGATCAAACAAGCAATGTCTGTAATAACTATAATTTTAGGTAGACTTATCCAAGATAATATCTTAATCTTCAGAGAAAACGTTTACCATCTTGTGATATTACTGTTATCAATTTGTTCTTGTACATAAAATATTTAGTGATAAAGTCATAGCTATTAACACTTCTCATAAAGGCATTCACTGTGCATGTCTTAGCTGAGTGTCTCCTTTTGCTGTTGAAATCACGTTGGGAAATCACCTTTCTGGTAATCCTCATACACCTTGACCCCTTGCCCAGAGAGGTTAATGGGCAGTAGGGTGTTGGTGGACAACACCTTAGTCTCGCCCGTGACATTGTCCCTCTCAACGGTGATCTCTACTGAGTACATCGCTGGTTGCATTGGGTGTCAACAAGAGGAGATGTTAGGGCCCTGCAGAATTgtcctttctctcacacacacacactcacagttatCCCACACATCTATATGTTACGCACTACatagcctccctctctctcactctctctctctccttttctccatcGTTTGTACTGTAATTTGTTTTAAAGACAACCACTCTACACAACAATGCTACAATGTTCCACTAAAAGCCATACTAAATCGATCTACACTAATGAGAACTCAACTAgctcacctggttaaataaaggtgaaataaataaacactAGCCACCAATCAGTATGCCCGTGTAACACCAACACACACGAAGTAAACATAACTACAATTCATGATATTCCTTTGACTGGGGTAGATACTGGATGGGAAAAGTGAGTCATGTTTGCAGAATTTCGTGAACACCAGGTTGTACAGAAAGCATGTACTTCAAAagtcaaaaggcactcgcacatctgagctatcttttttgcaggtgcatggtaacagttgaagAAGATGAAGGAAAAaagaaaccgcacactgctcttgatagtacgTATCCTTaataaagatcagtgatactatcaagagcagtgtgcggtttcctttttccttcaaagAAAGCATGTACAAAATTCATTTGGATAATTATGCTATTAGGCCACAGCTGACACTGTGAAACTACTTAGCTTTTTTGAAAGCAACACTATAATTTGTCGTGATGTGCACACTGTGTGTGAATCTAACGCTGGCATGACGACGGTGGAGCTGCGTTGCCCAGGCAACATCGCATCTTCTGAGGATAACTACATATAGGGTATCTCCACTGTGAGAACTGAATACTCAGTATACCATCTCTTTACAAGCACTACTCTACTTGTTTAACTCCTTTAGTCACAAATCACATCGAATGTCTGCAGGAATGAATAAGAACAGACCGACATGCAGGCAAAGAGACAAActcacacaaactcatacacacaccCAAACAGCTAGAcaatcacagagacagacagttgaTCACTGTGAAGATTAGGACAGAAGACAAATGTTAGGGGAAAATACAGTACAGAAACACGCCTGAGAGTGACAACAAATAGAGGACATGAAATACAGTATACCAAATCACTTCAGAGAATGCAACATGTTGTATGGTATTCTCATTGATTTTGTCTTCTCTTAAGTACTTAGCTATGAGTACTTAGCTGATCAAATACCCAAGTGGTCCGTCATTAAAATAGTTCCTCCCACGTGACTATGTACCTTACCACCCACACATAGTGAATTCAGGCACTACAGCACACTCAGGCACTACAGCACATTCAGGCACTACAGCACATTCAGGTACTACAGCAAATTCAGGCACTACAGCACATTCAGGCACTACAGCACATGCAGGTACTACAGCACATGCAGGTACTACAGCACATTCAGATACTACAGCACATTCAGGTACTACAGCACATTCATGCACTACAGCACATGCAGGTACTACAGCACATTCAGGTACTACAGCACATTCAGGTACTACAGCACATTCATGCACTACAGCACATGCAGGTACTACAGCACATTCAGGTACTACAGCACATTCAGGTACTACAGCACATTCATGCACTACAGCACATGCAGGTACTACAGCACATGCAGGTACTACAGCACATGCAGGTACTACAGCACATGCAGGTACAACAGCACATTCAGGTACTACAGCACATTCAGGCACTACAGCACATTCAGGTACTACAGCACATGCAGGTACTACAGCACATGCAGGTACTACAGCACATTCAGGTACTACAGCACATTCAGGTACTACAGCACATTCATGCACTACAGCACATGCAGGTACTACAGCACATTCAGGCACTACAGCACATTCAGGTACTACAGCACATTCAGGCACTACAGTACACCCTTTTCACATCATGGAACTGGTAGATATGTCATGTatcatggggtggcaggtagcctagcagttaagagtgttgggccagtaagcgAAAGGTTGCCGGTtccaatccctgagctgactaggtgacaaatctgtc from Oncorhynchus mykiss isolate Arlee chromosome 1, USDA_OmykA_1.1, whole genome shotgun sequence includes:
- the LOC110490953 gene encoding paralemmin-1 isoform X2, with the protein product MEMSEGLSQQERIQAIAEKRKRQIEVENKKRQLEDDRRQLSHLKQKSLREKWLLDGAAGSEQDEAKKQLAEDETKLKGMEESIIRMEQELEELETGVSVTSTKESLTDAAKVEEAKTADNKAPAGTVQEVKEVLKVHNSPRLDMSGGASDIMRTAMYSVEITVERDNVTGETKVLSTNTLLPINLSGQGVKVYEDYQKVVHEVNGENGVHQLSANEVDELILKADESMMSDATTAGATYTTPVFPTNAELAAEQQTTPKKEITGMEAKAGGASPQPGGGEMEASAENPVTMVFMGYQSVEDETETNKVLGLEGTVKAQLVVIEDGEGKNVTVGPTPATVTITEGGAKEEQSPPPNGSAADPAKTPQETSSAKEKGGEPEGGTTELNNKEKQPCKCCTIM
- the LOC110490953 gene encoding paralemmin-1 isoform X3, with amino-acid sequence MEMSEGLSQQERIQAIAQKSLREKWLLDGAAGSEQDEAKKQLAEDETKLKGMEESIIRMEQELEELETGVSVTSTKESLTDAAKVEEAKTADNKAPAGTVQEVKEVLKVHNSPRLDMSGGASDLMRTEVKEVLKVHNSPRLDMSGGASDIMRTAMYSVEITVERDNVTGETKVLSTNTLLPINLSGQGVKVYEDYQKVVHEVNGENGVHQLSANEVDELILKADESMMSDATTAGATYTTPVFPTNAELAAEQQTTPKKEITGMEAKAGGASPQPGGGEMEASAENPVTMVFMGYQSVEDETETNKVLGLEGTVKAQLVVIEDGEGKNVTVGPTPATVTITEGGAKEEQSPPPNGSAADPAKTPQETSSAKEKGGEPEGGTTELNNKEKQPCKCCTIM
- the LOC110490953 gene encoding paralemmin-1 isoform X1, whose amino-acid sequence is MEMSEGLSQQERIQAIAEKRKRQIEVENKKRQLEDDRRQLSHLKQKSLREKWLLDGAAGSEQDEAKKQLAEDETKLKGMEESIIRMEQELEELETGVSVTSTKESLTDAAKVEEAKTADNKAPAGTVQEVKEVLKVHNSPRLDMSGGASDLMRTEVKEVLKVHNSPRLDMSGGASDIMRTAMYSVEITVERDNVTGETKVLSTNTLLPINLSGQGVKVYEDYQKVVHEVNGENGVHQLSANEVDELILKADESMMSDATTAGATYTTPVFPTNAELAAEQQTTPKKEITGMEAKAGGASPQPGGGEMEASAENPVTMVFMGYQSVEDETETNKVLGLEGTVKAQLVVIEDGEGKNVTVGPTPATVTITEGGAKEEQSPPPNGSAADPAKTPQETSSAKEKGGEPEGGTTELNNKEKQPCKCCTIM
- the LOC110490953 gene encoding paralemmin-1 isoform X5 encodes the protein MEMSEGLSQQERIQAIAEKRKRQIEVENKKRQLEDDRRQLSHLKQKSLREKWLLDGAAGSEQDEAKKQLAEDETKLKGMEESIIRMEQELEELETGVSVTSTKESLTDAAKVEEAKTADNKAPAGTVQEVKEVLKVHNSPRLDMSGGASDLMRTVVHEVNGENGVHQLSANEVDELILKADESMMSDATTAGATYTTPVFPTNAELAAEQQTTPKKEITGMEAKAGGASPQPGGGEMEASAENPVTMVFMGYQSVEDETETNKVLGLEGTVKAQLVVIEDGEGKNVTVGPTPATVTITEGGAKEEQSPPPNGSAADPAKTPQETSSAKEKGGEPEGGTTELNNKEKQPCKCCTIM
- the LOC110490953 gene encoding paralemmin-1 isoform X6, which gives rise to MEMSEGLSQQERIQAIAEKRKRQIEVENKKRQLEDDRRQLSHLKQKSLREKWLLDGAAGSEQDEAKKQLAEDETKLKGMEESIIRMEQELEELETGVSVTSTKESLTDAAKVEEAKTADNKAPAGTVQEVKEVLKVHNSPRLDMSGGASDIMRTVVHEVNGENGVHQLSANEVDELILKADESMMSDATTAGATYTTPVFPTNAELAAEQQTTPKKEITGMEAKAGGASPQPGGGEMEASAENPVTMVFMGYQSVEDETETNKVLGLEGTVKAQLVVIEDGEGKNVTVGPTPATVTITEGGAKEEQSPPPNGSAADPAKTPQETSSAKEKGGEPEGGTTELNNKEKQPCKCCTIM
- the LOC110490953 gene encoding paralemmin-1 isoform X4; protein product: MEMSEGLSQQERIQAIAEKRKRQIEVENKKRQLEDDRRQLSHLKQKSLREKWLLDGAAGSEQDEAKKQLAEDETKLKGMEESIIRMEQELEELETGVSVTSTKESLTDAAKVEEAKTADNKAPAGTVQEVKEVLKVHNSPRLDMSGGASDLMRTEVKEVLKVHNSPRLDMSGGASDIMRTVVHEVNGENGVHQLSANEVDELILKADESMMSDATTAGATYTTPVFPTNAELAAEQQTTPKKEITGMEAKAGGASPQPGGGEMEASAENPVTMVFMGYQSVEDETETNKVLGLEGTVKAQLVVIEDGEGKNVTVGPTPATVTITEGGAKEEQSPPPNGSAADPAKTPQETSSAKEKGGEPEGGTTELNNKEKQPCKCCTIM
- the LOC110490953 gene encoding paralemmin-1 isoform X7, whose product is MEMSEGLSQQERIQAIAEKRKRQIEVENKKRQLEDDRRQLSHLKQKSLREKWLLDGAAGSEQDEAKKQLAEDETKLKGMEESIIRMEQELEELETGVSVTSTKESLTDAAKVEEAKTADNKAPAGTVQVVHEVNGENGVHQLSANEVDELILKADESMMSDATTAGATYTTPVFPTNAELAAEQQTTPKKEITGMEAKAGGASPQPGGGEMEASAENPVTMVFMGYQSVEDETETNKVLGLEGTVKAQLVVIEDGEGKNVTVGPTPATVTITEGGAKEEQSPPPNGSAADPAKTPQETSSAKEKGGEPEGGTTELNNKEKQPCKCCTIM